A region of the Echeneis naucrates chromosome 22, fEcheNa1.1, whole genome shotgun sequence genome:
CAGACGGATTTAATGTCATTAAATCGGTAAGGGTTCACCATAAACATATCAAGTTTTGTCTTAAGGTAACTGTGAAATCGTTTTTTGTTGGCTTGCTGGTTACATTGTTTTTGTACAAAATATTTCTACACTGTTCCAAGTGCCTCATGTCTCTATTCTTACCTGACAAACAATAAGTCCTTTTTCCTGAATCGACTGAATCATGACCTTCACGGGGGGCCagttttgtttctattttctttttttttctttttttttgagagggACCAACAACCCTTAGATTCACATAGATACTTACTGATAATGATTCCTAAGAGACAAAACAGTTTTACAACTGTTGTCATTTTGTGCCCTAAAATTTTAACATGGCTGAAATTCATTAATAGCGGTGGTGTGTACTAAACATTGTTTTTGATTGGTCAGCTGGGTGAACTAGGCAAAGGTGCAGGAaaaggtggtggaggtggagggtcCGTCAGGCAGGCAGGAGGAGCTATGGGGAAAAGAGAGGCCGCTGAGGAAGAGCTATACTTCAAGTatgtatttctgtcttttaaagcTGTACTTTGTACTGATCTTGCAAGTCACCATGTGCACTTCTTATAATGACCATTACTTACTGTGATAacgtctctgtttgtttttctaaactgctgtctttgtcaCCTCGCTCTGATCTCATTTTATCCTATTTTTTTCATATCCATCCAAACACAAGGCGTAAGGAACAGGAGCAGCTGGCTGCATTAAGGCAGCACCATAATGAGGAAATTGATCACCACAAAAAGGAGATTGAACGTCTTCAGCGGGAGATTGACCGTCACAAGGGAAAGATCAGAAAACTGAACCATGATGACTAAATTAAATCccccaaagaaaataaaacgcTTAATGTTTGCTGTGCCAACAGGACAGTCATGAATGTGTGGATGGTTGTTCTATAAATGCTTAAAAGTTATTAAAGCTGTTCATAAAATGATTGCTTCGTCCTGTTGTTTTATACCTTTATCTTTACCTTAAACCTTAGTTTGTAGAAAGTCAGTGCTCTGTATGTTATAGGTAAacagaatgtgtttttgtggtcATTTGAAGCATTCTTGGGATGCCTAATGTAGCTGTTTAATTTCTGTGGTTGGTACTCTTGCTGTGATGCACAGAGGGCATATGTAATAAATTTATAGactaaataaaaagagacaTATATGATTCCAGCGTGCATATACTTGAACTGGCAAAGGACAGAATGGTATTGTAGGTTGGTACACATTACCTTTTTAGTCAAttcaactttaaaatgaaatcatataaAATTGGTTTGTACAATAGATAGCAATAATGCAGACTGAAATTACACTTTGGATTGATCAAGAGATACTTTATTCATCCCTTCAGGGAAATTATGTATCCTGTAACTCACAGTACACACCACGCAGTGCAATACAATGCTGAAATGcacaataattaattaaatattctgttttgatgacatttttcaaTATACAGTCTAGTGTACAGTCCAGACGagtgagaagaagaaatggcCATCTTTTGCGAcgtaaaagaacaaaaataaaacgtTGTCTTTCCATCTGTGCTCGCTAACATcaaaagaaagtttaaaaaataaaacatcacaaatcaCGCGAGAAAATAACATGTATGTCGTCACTTCCGCCTTGCCCCTGCCTTTTACCACGAGCGGCCCCGTGTATCTTTCTTTTCGCACATCATGGCGGACCGGTTCAATAAGGTAGAGGACTGCTGCGGAATCATAATGACTTCTTTTTGCCTATTAGTCCAAACTAAAGCgtgttttttacatttaaagtgCAGAAAATAACTACTTGACACTTAGTGAAATCGACTAATTGCCCGGTGTTCACATTACGGCTGAATTTTAGAACATTTCCGACAGCTAGCCTTGGCTAAGTGTACATGCCTTCATCATGGCAGCCTCCCTAACGAGTCAATGCTGTTAGCTAGCGCGCGTATAGCTTGTGTACTGGTTACACATTGACGTGAGGTATGGACAAATTTGCATTAATCGAAGATGTCTTAACTTTCTTCATCCGATGCTATTACTATTTAATGCCCGCCCGCACGTTACGTCTAATTTTCGGTTAACGTGTCAGCATGCCGTGACGttaatgctaagctaacgtTGTAGCTTAGCCGGTAAGGTATCAATGTACATGTGCCAATCGTCAGACTCGCAGGGGCTGCAATGCACTCACCAGAAGTGTCTAATTATCAAACGCATGGTTTTAAACGTGAAGGGGTTGTAGGTTGATCATAATTAGGCGCGTTGTGTATATGTGATTCACTGTCAAAGGCGACACTGACGACGCTCTCCGACTTAATTAATGCTGCTCTCAGGTTTATTCGAGGCTTGAGATAAAGATTGGCTCTTTAGCgttttctgtctttaaatcCTGCAGGTTCTGCTGCTTGATGGCAGGGGCCATCTACTTGGCCGGCTTGCTGCCATTGTGGCCAAACAGGTTCTATTGGGTGAGTTTTATCGAAGTTGTCTTCCTTCATGATCATagtattaaaaaatgaaatggcatACTTTACGGCTGCTTTGAATCCTCAGTCTGTCCATGATGATTTAATTTATCTAACTTGAGTTTAACGACCATGAGAAAACTCACATGCACTACCATCTGAGACGGGATGCTGACAATTGACAGCCTGAGTGAATTTAGACTTAAGTTTTAACTGCATGACTGCTTATATCGTTTTTAGGACAcaaagtggtggtggtgagaTGTGAAGGCATCAACATCTCTGGCAACTTCTACCGCAACAAGCGTAAGTAGAGATGCATGTTGGAAACTGAGCtgcttatttttccttttctatatGCTTGTCAATGATGTTTTATCACTGTTATTCGAGTTTCACTGACCATGAGAATACCTCACATGCACTACCATCTGAGACATCAGCATTACCAACTGAAGGAAAGGCAGTACCTGCTTAGCTAAGTATTTAAAACaagctttaaaatattttttctgataTGTCTCTGTAGTGAAGTACCTGGCTTTCCTGCGCAAGAGGATGAACACCAACCCCTCTCGCGGACCGTACCATTTCAGAGCTCCCAGCAGGATTTTCTGGAGGACAGTCAGAGGTGAAATGGACATAACTGTagttatggaaaaaaaatttatttgataATATTTACACTGAGGATGTAGCATAATGGATCCTTGGAGATGTTAACTGGGAAAGAAGCATacacttgaaatgaaaagaaagaaagaaaatgctgcACATAAATGTGTGTTGCATCCAGAATTTGCTGAGTTCAGGTGGTGTCCACTACTGTCAGTCGCATGTAGAACATGCTTAAGGGTTCACTTCTGGTACTAAAATGATCCACAATGTGGATGACCAGCTCTGTTCATTTGTGAGTTCTTATACCATGAATCATAAGAGTCCACCATGGGCCTGGTTTTGAATTCAAGTGTCAGTCCTGCAAGCCATGTGAGGTTTTGATAAAGATTGGAGTCACAGTTATGTGCAATGTTAGTGTTCGTTTGCCCTAGTTcaaattgttctttgtttgacAGTGATGAGCTCTTTATCCCGAAGCTGATCATCCATTGATGAAACAAACCTTTACGGATCTGATTGCTGAGTTGAGCAAAGTTGTACATTTTAACTTGGGCAAAAACACTTGGAATGATTGCCTGTTGCTGTTGTCACTTGCCAATGTCTTAAGGTTTCTCTCTGCCTAACCAGGCATGCTCCCCCATAAAACCAAGAGAGGCCAGGCTGCTCTTGAGAGGCTGAAGGTGTTTGATGGTATCCCCCCACCATATGACAAGGTGATGATGGTTGTGATTTAAAATTAAGGGCCACATATCTTTATTGTGGCCTATACACATGGTGTTAACTGTCTGTGATGCCATTTGTATTACCTTACCTACCTTGTTTGAAAACTGAACATGAAAAGGAAGAATTTCTGAGACATTCTTCTAGGTCAGTCTTTACacatgtatttttctccttttatctgACTTTGAATTTCATTCCACAGAGGAAGCGCATGGTTGTCCCAGCTGCTCTTAAGATTGTGCGTCTGAAGCCCACTCGCAAGGTGAGCCACGAGTGTTTAAAAGGAGACCAAACAGTCACTTTTGACTTAAGTAGAGCTTACATGATGTGACATTGGCAAACATGGATAAAATCTAATCAAAGTGCTTCAGTTCACATGCTACAACAGTTCTTACTTGACAGTGATGAGCTTTTTATCCCGAAACTGATCATCTGATGAGACAAATCTTACGGATCTGATTACTGAGTCAAGTCAAAGACAAGTTGTAAACCCATTGTGTtaatatgaaatattgtgatttttGCCTTTTACTCTGAGGAAAACTTGCTTTTTTCATTATAAGCCTTTTTAGCTGGCAATGCAATAATTACATGGTTGACCTTTACTTTGCTAAACGgaattctttcttttcccccttAGTTCGCCCTCCTTGGGCGTCTGGCCCATGAGGTCGGCTGGAAGTACCAGGCAATCACAGCCAccctggaggagaagagaaaggagaaggcCAAGCTTCGGTACTccaagaaaaagacacagatCAAGCTGACCAAGCAGGCAGAAAAGAACGTCGAGGGAAAGATTGCTAAATACACAGATGTTCTGAAACAATATGGAGTCCTTGTCTAAGATTTCCACTGGCCAATAAACATCGATAAATGTTTATAAAAAGTgtattggcttttttttttaaattaatgtatAATGGGAACGGAGCTTGTTGCTCTGACGTGCTAGTAGTTGTATTGTGTAATTGATGAATCAGATTTCGCTGCTCAGAAATGTGCCACATTTTGATCTGGATGCCTTCATGCAGATATTGTGCTACTCTTTTGTCAGCAAGCACATTTCAGACCATTACTTCAACTCTGCCACTCTTTAATCACAGCTTCTGCTTTGATGTCAAGGTTTACCGTTGTAGCATGCACTTCATGGATATCGAGTGGAACCTAATGCAAATAATGGGTGAGATAATATCAAGTGGAGATGTAAGTCAAATATAATTAGCTCGTTCACTCTTTTGGTGTCTTTGCCATCTGTGCTATTTagttttccatttgtttcacCATCTGCTCTAAGAAtattgagggtttttttttttttttttagtaaataatGCAGCAATTAAATACATTCACAGAAAACTACACAtggaaagaaatacaaacaagaaCACAATAGCTttcaaaaatttgaatttgtcacAGTTAAACAACTTTGAGGgtttatttctttcaaaatcaGGTGTTGCGCTAACCTGCATGTCATTTTTCTGACTGTAGTTCCAAGTTCCACCAGCAGAGAGCAGTTTGGTTCCTGATAAATACAGTAACTGATGGATCATCAATCAGGAACAGTGGAGTTCAATATGGCCACTACATGATTTAGTCACACGCCACTAAACCTGGATTTTTCCAATGAggtgaacaaatgaaaatgttcacaCTTGTTCAGCACTTTGCATTGAGACAATGGAATCCTCTGCAGAAGAACATGcagcattcatttttcatttggtttaGTTTGTGGTTGTCTTCTGGTTGAAATAAGATCACAAATTGCTCTCTCAAAGCCTCTGAGGAGCATCATTTACACGGATCCGTGCCCTTATCTGCTTTAACAAAGGTGTTATTATGGGTTTTCTCCAAAGCACTCTAAATTGACTTTGTAAAGAATAGACCTGTCTTGTGGAATGATATGGCAGCACATTAACAAGAGTCATGTGGAGCACTGTCTAAGAATTTTTTGgtgattttcttctcttttttatcTCATTTGAATTCTTTTTACTTGTAGAGGTAAAAAACGAACGGCTGAAAATAACCAATGAGAAGAACCAAGGATCGCTCTATGTAGACATGGATAAACAATGGAATCTGTTCCAAGGATGGCGGCTACTGCGTCATTTTAAGGATCACAGCCTAAAAGCGCAttaatctttttgtttctttgtgctgcTAAATTACTTAAAAAATGTGACTGATAATCTGTAATCTGGTGTTTATGTGGTTTAAAAAGGCTGCAATAAGTTACCTGCATTTCTTACAAACCTCGCATATGTCTACAGTATATGCCAATTCAACTCTATTTAATCTGAATTGAAGTTACCAACCCTCTTTCCTCCTAATCTTATTTTAGAATAATAGACCATATGAGggggaggattttttttttaaatataccaGAGCATGACAGATTCAGAGCCACTATGTACCTTCTGTCTGCTTGGTGTAATTGGATTCTGATGCTGAGGCTAATGCTGAGGGATATCCTACAACAAAAACTTCTTCACGCAGCTGCCTCGTCACCTCCTTCGAGCGTCTTTTCCGTTTTAAAGTGATTAGTTGTGCGTGCGTGTGGGCATTGTGTATATGTCATGtggcttttttcattttgagtggCAAAATGTTGGTTTTCTGTTTGGAGGATTTATCATGTTGCCAAAAGCTGTCAAGACTTCCCATACTTTCCATGTTTGTCTCTTCCCTCTAACGCCGCCCCATATGCTCTAAAAACATACACCCCACCTCAGAGAAAGACCCAGTGAAGCTGAGGTGGGAGGCCAATCTGATGCCTATTTACGTGAGTTAAGGAGGGAAGTTGTGTCTCAAGCC
Encoded here:
- the atp5if1b gene encoding ATPase inhibitor B, mitochondrial, producing MARFLRPTIRSFISSQLRMSSEQLGELGKGAGKGGGGGGSVRQAGGAMGKREAAEEELYFKRKEQEQLAALRQHHNEEIDHHKKEIERLQREIDRHKGKIRKLNHDD
- the rpl13a gene encoding large ribosomal subunit protein uL13; the encoded protein is MADRFNKVLLLDGRGHLLGRLAAIVAKQVLLGHKVVVVRCEGINISGNFYRNKLKYLAFLRKRMNTNPSRGPYHFRAPSRIFWRTVRGMLPHKTKRGQAALERLKVFDGIPPPYDKRKRMVVPAALKIVRLKPTRKFALLGRLAHEVGWKYQAITATLEEKRKEKAKLRYSKKKTQIKLTKQAEKNVEGKIAKYTDVLKQYGVLV